The Terriglobales bacterium genome contains a region encoding:
- a CDS encoding exo-alpha-sialidase: MSKVRVLVGTKKGGFILTADGSRKKWEISGPHFSGWEIYHMKGSPADPNRLYASQTSGWFGQIIQRSPDGGKTWSTPGGEEIPKPGEMPKASNKFVYDTSAETGKPLTTHEFYDGTQKPWEFKRVWHLEPSLTDPNTVFAGIEDAALFRSTDGAQSWHELSGLRGHGTGPKWQPGAGGMCLHTILLDASNKNRMFVAISAAGAFRTDDGGKTWKPINQGLRSQYIPDPKAEVGHCVHRIAQHRSRPNTLFMQKHWDVMRTDDAGDNWHEISGNLPSDFGFVIDVHAHEPETIYVIPIKSDSEHFPPDGKLRVYRSRTGGNEWEALTKGLPQSDCYVNVLRDAMAVDSLDKCGIYFGTTGGQVYASPDAGENWQAIAEHLPGVLSVEAQTLP, translated from the coding sequence TGGCAGCCGGAAGAAATGGGAGATCAGCGGACCCCACTTTTCCGGATGGGAGATTTACCACATGAAGGGATCGCCCGCTGATCCGAACCGGTTGTACGCCTCGCAAACCAGCGGCTGGTTCGGGCAGATCATCCAGCGCTCCCCAGACGGCGGCAAAACATGGTCAACTCCGGGCGGAGAGGAGATACCCAAGCCGGGGGAGATGCCGAAGGCGAGCAACAAGTTCGTGTATGACACCTCGGCCGAGACCGGCAAGCCGCTCACCACGCACGAATTTTATGACGGCACGCAGAAGCCCTGGGAATTCAAACGCGTCTGGCACCTGGAACCATCGTTGACCGATCCCAACACCGTATTCGCCGGGATCGAGGATGCCGCCCTGTTCCGCTCCACCGACGGCGCCCAGAGCTGGCACGAACTCTCCGGACTGCGCGGCCACGGCACCGGACCCAAATGGCAGCCGGGGGCGGGCGGCATGTGCCTGCATACGATCCTTCTCGATGCCAGCAACAAGAACCGGATGTTTGTCGCCATTTCGGCGGCGGGGGCGTTTCGCACCGACGACGGCGGCAAAACCTGGAAGCCGATCAACCAGGGACTGCGGTCGCAATACATACCGGATCCGAAGGCGGAGGTCGGACACTGCGTGCACCGCATCGCGCAGCACCGTTCGCGCCCGAATACGCTGTTCATGCAGAAGCACTGGGACGTCATGCGGACCGACGATGCGGGCGACAACTGGCACGAGATCAGCGGCAACTTGCCGAGCGACTTCGGATTCGTGATTGACGTGCACGCACACGAGCCGGAGACCATTTACGTCATACCGATCAAGAGCGACTCGGAACACTTCCCTCCCGACGGCAAGCTGCGCGTGTATCGCAGCCGCACCGGCGGCAACGAGTGGGAAGCGCTGACCAAGGGACTACCGCAGAGCGATTGCTACGTGAATGTCCTGCGTGACGCGATGGCGGTGGACTCGTTGGACAAGTGCGGCATTTATTTCGGTACCACCGGCGGGCAGGTGTATGCATCGCCGGATGCGGGCGAGAACTGGCAAGCGATCGCGGAACACTTACCGGGGGTGCTCTCGGTGGAGGCGCAGACCTTGCCATGA
- a CDS encoding MoaD/ThiS family protein produces MIRVMLPQHLRTLAHVGTEVTLDVQGKITQRSVLDALEAQYPMLRGTIRDHVTLQRRPFLRFFACEEDLSHEPPDNPLPEAVASGKEPFLIIGAIAGG; encoded by the coding sequence ATGATCCGGGTGATGCTGCCGCAACACCTGCGCACGCTGGCCCACGTCGGCACCGAGGTGACGCTCGATGTGCAGGGCAAGATTACGCAGCGCTCAGTGCTGGACGCACTGGAGGCGCAGTACCCGATGCTGCGCGGGACCATTCGCGATCACGTCACGCTGCAGCGGCGGCCGTTTCTGCGCTTCTTTGCCTGCGAGGAAGACCTGTCGCACGAACCGCCTGACAATCCGCTGCCGGAAGCGGTAGCGTCGGGGAAGGAGCCTTTCCTGATCATCGGGGCGATCGCGGGCGGATAG